From one Acidobacteriota bacterium genomic stretch:
- a CDS encoding M50 family metallopeptidase, with protein MSYQIAEDVRPQFKLLLIATVMSVAIWLLASWFVPSLNYLFYPLQLFATFVHEGSHVLAAIVTGSAVESLAISADASGVVWSRPNGWFAQLFISSAGYLGTTVFGTMLLIWMRYGFSSRIALYFAAGFVGIMTLVFGLMFPIFNIFSANVSVGGMFFTVFSGTILTAGLFATARFATVKWSDFALAFLAVQCLLNAVFHLRDLFVLSASTNAQTDAANMAAATGIPSLIWVFVWILLSIAMISIGLRFYAVSRKSANTELPFAEE; from the coding sequence ATGAGTTACCAGATCGCTGAAGACGTCAGACCGCAGTTCAAGTTACTTCTGATCGCCACCGTGATGAGCGTCGCGATCTGGCTTTTGGCCTCCTGGTTCGTGCCATCGCTCAATTATTTGTTCTACCCGTTGCAATTGTTCGCGACATTCGTTCACGAAGGCAGCCACGTATTGGCGGCGATCGTCACCGGCAGCGCGGTTGAGAGTCTTGCAATCTCGGCGGACGCTAGCGGCGTCGTCTGGTCGCGCCCGAACGGTTGGTTCGCACAGTTGTTTATTTCGAGCGCCGGCTATCTCGGGACGACCGTCTTTGGAACAATGCTTCTGATCTGGATGCGCTACGGATTCTCGTCGCGGATCGCCCTCTATTTCGCGGCCGGTTTCGTCGGAATTATGACGCTCGTCTTCGGATTGATGTTCCCGATATTCAATATCTTCTCTGCAAATGTTTCAGTCGGCGGAATGTTCTTTACCGTTTTTTCAGGCACGATCCTAACGGCCGGACTTTTCGCGACAGCCCGTTTCGCTACCGTCAAATGGAGTGACTTCGCACTCGCCTTTCTCGCCGTCCAGTGCTTGCTGAACGCAGTGTTTCATCTCCGCGATCTGTTCGTACTTTCGGCGAGCACCAACGCCCAGACGGACGCCGCGAATATGGCTGCGGCCACGGGCATTCCGTCGCTGATCTGGGTCTTCGTGTGGATTCTTTTGTCGATCGCGATGATCTCAATCGGACTTCGTTTCTACGCGGTCAGCCGCAAATCGGCCAACACCGAACTGCCGTTCGCCGAAGAATAG
- the rimO gene encoding 30S ribosomal protein S12 methylthiotransferase RimO: MKKVGFVSLGCPKNLVDSEVMMGQLRDAGYEITNDASEAETIVVNTCGFIESAKQESVEAILEATSMKTAGGAKRVVVAGCLVERYRDDLVKELPEVDAFIGTNEIGRILEAADEKIDFRSLPLLPIGNKSATYLYDFDTPRYRATDSYTAFIKIAEGCDRPCAFCSIPSMRGSFRSRRFGSILKEAQDLASQGVREVVLIAQDSSRFGEDLGDVDALAKLIRALGEVDGLEWIRVMYAYPTHISDAFLEAIAETPKAVKYLDMPLQHGSRNVLRLMKRGGTRESLEKLIRRVREKVPGITIRTTFITGFPGETDEDFEELMTFVRNCEFDNVGVFTYSDEEGTPAYELDAKVDPKIAKQRRARLMKEQAKISKRKNKAKIGQTFRVIFEGLSSESDLLFQGRTEGQAQEIDGYILINDMPEGFDPKPGEFYNVRVTEALEYDLIGEILS, from the coding sequence ATGAAGAAGGTGGGATTTGTCAGTTTGGGATGTCCGAAGAATCTGGTCGATTCTGAGGTTATGATGGGGCAGCTTCGCGACGCGGGTTATGAGATCACCAACGACGCGTCGGAAGCGGAGACCATCGTCGTCAACACGTGCGGCTTTATCGAGTCGGCGAAACAGGAGTCTGTCGAGGCGATCCTCGAAGCGACCTCGATGAAAACCGCGGGCGGCGCGAAACGCGTCGTTGTCGCAGGTTGCCTCGTTGAGCGCTACCGCGACGATCTCGTCAAGGAACTTCCGGAGGTCGATGCGTTCATCGGGACGAACGAGATCGGAAGGATCCTCGAGGCGGCGGATGAAAAGATCGATTTTCGCTCGCTTCCGCTTCTTCCGATCGGAAACAAGTCGGCGACATATCTTTACGACTTCGACACGCCGCGTTATCGCGCGACCGATTCGTACACGGCTTTCATCAAGATCGCGGAGGGCTGCGATCGCCCGTGCGCGTTTTGCTCGATCCCGTCGATGCGCGGATCGTTCCGGTCGCGTCGTTTTGGGTCAATTCTCAAGGAAGCGCAGGACCTGGCGTCGCAGGGCGTGCGGGAAGTCGTCCTCATCGCGCAGGATTCGTCGCGGTTCGGCGAGGACCTCGGCGATGTCGACGCGCTCGCCAAACTCATTCGCGCGCTTGGCGAGGTTGACGGACTTGAGTGGATCCGCGTGATGTACGCCTATCCGACTCATATCAGCGATGCGTTCCTCGAAGCAATCGCCGAAACGCCGAAAGCGGTCAAGTATCTCGATATGCCGTTGCAACACGGGTCGCGAAACGTCCTGAGACTGATGAAGCGCGGGGGAACGCGCGAAAGTCTCGAAAAACTCATCAGGCGCGTTCGCGAAAAGGTCCCCGGAATTACCATCCGGACGACCTTCATCACCGGATTCCCGGGCGAAACCGACGAAGATTTCGAGGAATTGATGACGTTCGTACGCAACTGCGAGTTCGACAATGTCGGCGTTTTCACGTACTCGGACGAGGAGGGCACTCCGGCCTACGAACTCGATGCGAAGGTCGATCCTAAAATTGCGAAGCAGCGCCGCGCGCGTTTGATGAAGGAACAGGCAAAGATATCGAAACGGAAGAACAAGGCGAAGATCGGCCAAACCTTCCGGGTGATCTTCGAAGGGTTGTCGAGCGAGTCGGATCTGCTGTTTCAGGGACGGACCGAGGGCCAGGCGCAGGAGATCGACGGATATATTCTGATCAACGATATGCCCGAAGGGTTTGATCCGAAGCCGGGCGAGTTCTACAATGTCCGCGTCACCGAAGCTCTCGAATACGATCTCATCGGCGAGATCCTCAGTTGA
- a CDS encoding DUF3488 domain-containing protein, with amino-acid sequence MSLFVTGGVGVLFGVGFLALVAVAWFFEDSRWQLSDRLGTTLVVLAIPAFYLVWKFRLIGFGGGEAAVAGLLSRFILGLSLVKLFQKKRDRDWLFLYLMAFFELLLSAALSISPIYLGVLVLYLLITAVAVITFEIGKSARSVKGETAENDNSFERLNQTPFRRLPSTAIVLIVAVMICAAPIFFLLPRVGGAGFGANQNGLTGMTGFSERVRLGEIGRIQQGEETVMRVKVETAERSISGLRWRGIALDQFDNRSWKQSRTRRQSFVRSERETFLVGSRFSKPKLVFQTFYMEPMDTSVLFTLPHPILVQGNFPEIRKDEDDGLSAVRFGMERINYSVQSDQSMPSPEQLRSDGTAYAADDFRKYLQLPDDLDPRIDTLASDVIKNKSNRYDQAKAVEEFLQTRFGYTLEQKASGEQPVADFLFNVKEGHCEYFSSAMVLMLRTQGIAARIVNGFQQGEYNETAGVFVVKQKDAHSWVEVYFPKDKVWVTFDPTPFAGLNGDAAGAGLLGALGKYVEALETFWIQYFVAYDDQGQKSLFRSVKDGFNDVQTSVSTGAVDLQTRIQQWWAEVRGDSGTQASLLAIGYGTAYLFAGIVGFWLLIYAYRGLRDLKLLEAIARWRGRKRQQGIVEFYDRMVTMLSRRGLRRETSQTPLEFAFAIGIPEAVAITEKYNRVRFGGKDLSPTEADEVEALLGRIDVRDEPS; translated from the coding sequence TTGTCCTTGTTCGTCACAGGCGGGGTCGGAGTTCTGTTCGGAGTCGGGTTCCTCGCGCTGGTTGCGGTCGCCTGGTTTTTCGAGGACTCGCGATGGCAGTTGTCCGACCGGCTGGGCACGACGCTTGTGGTCCTGGCGATCCCGGCGTTCTATCTCGTTTGGAAGTTTCGCCTGATCGGCTTCGGCGGCGGAGAAGCCGCCGTCGCGGGACTGCTTTCGCGCTTTATTCTTGGGCTTTCCCTCGTCAAGCTATTTCAGAAAAAGCGGGATCGCGACTGGCTGTTTCTTTATTTGATGGCGTTCTTTGAGCTTCTGCTGTCGGCGGCGCTCAGTATCAGCCCGATCTATCTGGGTGTTCTCGTTCTCTACCTTCTGATCACCGCGGTCGCGGTCATCACGTTCGAGATCGGCAAGTCCGCGAGGAGCGTAAAGGGAGAAACGGCCGAGAATGACAACTCTTTCGAGCGTTTGAATCAGACGCCGTTTCGCCGTTTGCCGTCGACTGCGATCGTCCTGATCGTCGCGGTGATGATCTGTGCGGCGCCGATATTTTTTCTCCTTCCGCGCGTCGGCGGTGCCGGTTTTGGCGCGAATCAGAACGGATTGACGGGAATGACCGGCTTTTCCGAGCGAGTCCGCCTCGGTGAGATCGGCCGCATTCAGCAGGGCGAAGAAACGGTGATGAGGGTCAAGGTCGAAACGGCCGAAAGATCCATCAGCGGTCTGCGCTGGCGGGGCATCGCGCTTGACCAGTTCGACAACAGATCCTGGAAACAGTCGCGGACGCGGCGCCAGAGTTTTGTGCGGAGCGAGCGTGAGACATTTCTCGTCGGATCGCGATTCAGCAAACCGAAACTCGTCTTTCAGACATTCTATATGGAACCGATGGATACTTCGGTTCTATTCACGTTGCCGCATCCGATACTCGTTCAGGGGAATTTTCCGGAGATCCGCAAAGACGAGGACGACGGGCTGTCCGCGGTCCGGTTCGGTATGGAGCGGATCAACTATTCCGTCCAATCGGACCAGAGCATGCCAAGTCCGGAGCAACTCCGGTCCGACGGCACGGCGTACGCGGCGGACGATTTCCGAAAGTATCTGCAACTGCCCGACGATCTTGACCCGAGAATCGACACTCTCGCGTCGGACGTGATCAAGAACAAGTCGAACCGTTACGATCAGGCAAAAGCGGTCGAGGAGTTTCTTCAGACGCGCTTCGGCTACACGCTCGAACAAAAGGCATCGGGCGAGCAACCGGTGGCGGATTTTCTATTTAACGTAAAGGAAGGTCATTGCGAGTATTTCTCGTCGGCGATGGTCTTGATGCTGCGCACGCAGGGAATTGCGGCGCGCATCGTCAACGGATTCCAGCAGGGCGAGTATAACGAAACGGCCGGCGTGTTCGTCGTAAAACAGAAAGACGCACATTCCTGGGTCGAGGTCTACTTTCCGAAAGACAAGGTATGGGTAACGTTCGACCCGACTCCGTTTGCCGGCCTCAACGGCGACGCTGCGGGCGCCGGACTTCTGGGAGCGCTGGGCAAGTATGTCGAAGCTCTTGAGACCTTCTGGATCCAGTATTTCGTCGCTTACGACGACCAGGGGCAAAAATCCCTCTTCCGGTCGGTGAAGGACGGTTTCAACGATGTTCAGACATCGGTTTCGACCGGCGCCGTCGATCTGCAGACCCGAATCCAGCAATGGTGGGCCGAGGTCCGGGGCGACAGCGGAACCCAGGCGAGTCTCCTCGCCATCGGTTACGGCACCGCCTATCTGTTCGCCGGAATTGTCGGCTTCTGGCTCTTGATCTACGCATATCGCGGACTGCGCGATCTCAAACTCCTGGAAGCGATCGCTCGTTGGCGTGGCCGCAAGCGGCAACAGGGAATCGTCGAATTTTACGACAGAATGGTCACGATGCTTTCGCGGCGCGGCCTGCGGCGCGAGACATCGCAGACGCCGCTTGAGTTTGCGTTTGCGATCGGGATTCCGGAGGCGGTTGCGATCACTGAAAAATACAACCGCGTGCGTTTCGGGGGCAAGGACCTTTCGCCGACGGAAGCGGATGAGGTCGAGGCGCTGCTCGGGCGCATCGATGTCCGGGACGAGCCGTCCTGA
- a CDS encoding NAD-dependent malic enzyme produces MSTNPTPNASYSLTLRVKIQNRPGKLGEITTAIGLTGGDIGAIDIVSVGRDFLIRDITVNAYSERHGEEIVATVRQIDGVEVVHSSDKTFLMHLGGKIEIVSKTPLKTRADLSMAYTPGVARVCEAIHRDPEKAYKLTIKRNTVAVVSDGTAVLGLGDIGPAAAMPVMEGKAQLFKEFGGVDAFPICLNTKDPHEIVETIKNISVAFGGINLEDISAPRCFEIEDRLKNELDIPVFHDDQHGTAVVVLAALINALKIVGKKMEDIKVVVNGIGAAGVACSKIVMAAGVRNLIGCDTSGALYEGRRENMNWVKDWFAQHSNPDKEKGSVHDVIKGADVFFGLSAPGVITQDDLKNMAADPIVFAMANPTPEIMPEEAEGLVAVMATGRSDYPNQINNVLCFPGIFRGALNCRASRINEAMKLAAAQAIAGIIGDDELHPDYIIPSVFDRRVGEAVAREVEHAAHDSGVARRERATTDSMF; encoded by the coding sequence ATGTCCACTAATCCAACTCCAAATGCCAGTTACAGCTTGACTCTCCGCGTCAAGATCCAGAATCGCCCCGGAAAGCTAGGTGAGATCACGACCGCGATCGGTCTTACGGGCGGCGATATCGGCGCCATCGATATCGTTTCGGTCGGACGGGATTTCCTGATCCGGGATATCACTGTCAACGCGTATTCCGAACGTCACGGCGAAGAGATCGTCGCGACGGTTCGGCAGATCGACGGTGTCGAAGTCGTACATTCATCTGACAAGACGTTTCTGATGCATCTCGGCGGAAAGATCGAGATCGTCTCGAAAACGCCGCTCAAGACGCGCGCCGACCTGTCGATGGCGTACACTCCGGGCGTTGCCCGCGTCTGCGAGGCGATCCATCGCGATCCCGAAAAAGCCTACAAGCTGACGATCAAGCGAAATACCGTGGCGGTCGTTTCCGACGGGACCGCGGTCCTCGGGCTCGGCGATATCGGTCCGGCGGCGGCGATGCCGGTGATGGAAGGAAAAGCCCAGCTGTTCAAGGAATTCGGCGGCGTCGATGCCTTTCCGATCTGTCTCAATACTAAGGACCCGCACGAGATCGTTGAAACGATCAAGAACATAAGCGTCGCATTCGGCGGAATCAATCTCGAGGATATCTCGGCGCCGCGCTGTTTTGAGATCGAGGATAGGCTCAAGAATGAACTCGACATTCCGGTCTTTCACGACGATCAGCACGGCACTGCGGTCGTCGTTCTCGCGGCGTTGATAAATGCGCTGAAGATCGTCGGGAAGAAAATGGAAGACATCAAGGTCGTCGTCAACGGAATCGGCGCCGCCGGCGTTGCCTGCAGCAAGATCGTGATGGCCGCGGGAGTTCGGAATCTTATCGGTTGCGACACGAGCGGCGCCTTGTATGAGGGGCGCCGCGAGAATATGAACTGGGTCAAGGACTGGTTCGCCCAACACAGCAATCCGGATAAAGAAAAAGGATCGGTCCACGACGTCATCAAAGGCGCCGACGTGTTTTTTGGCCTGAGCGCTCCGGGAGTGATTACTCAGGACGATCTGAAAAATATGGCTGCCGATCCGATCGTTTTTGCGATGGCGAACCCGACGCCGGAAATCATGCCTGAAGAGGCCGAGGGACTCGTCGCGGTGATGGCCACGGGCCGGAGCGATTATCCGAATCAGATCAACAACGTCCTCTGCTTCCCGGGAATTTTCCGTGGGGCGCTGAACTGCCGCGCTTCGCGGATCAACGAAGCGATGAAACTCGCGGCGGCGCAGGCGATCGCGGGCATCATCGGCGACGACGAACTTCATCCGGACTACATCATCCCGTCCGTTTTCGACCGGCGCGTCGGTGAAGCCGTCGCGCGGGAAGTCGAACACGCAGCGCACGATAGCGGCGTGGCGCGGCGCGAACGGGCGACTACCGATTCGATGTTTTAA
- the lexA gene encoding repressor LexA gives MQPRTKRQKEILEYITGFIETRGFKPSYQQIAKHFNLASKAAVAKHIESLEKQGLITRRRENGSFSLELMPKEAATDLVCEIEWLEMPREFLTLDDYLDETVLVPIFLLGFYKPEKLNVFLVQNDSMLEESIREGDIAIVERRSFARDGDIVVAIIDNERAVLKRIYRRGAIVELRPANKNYESLKLDADQVEVLAVFRGLLRPLS, from the coding sequence ATGCAACCGCGTACCAAGCGTCAAAAGGAAATTCTTGAATACATTACGGGTTTCATCGAAACGCGCGGGTTCAAACCTTCGTATCAGCAGATCGCCAAACACTTCAATCTCGCGTCGAAAGCCGCGGTCGCAAAACACATCGAATCGCTCGAGAAGCAAGGACTGATCACGCGGCGACGCGAAAACGGCAGCTTCAGCCTTGAATTGATGCCCAAGGAGGCCGCCACCGACCTCGTTTGCGAGATCGAATGGCTTGAAATGCCTCGCGAATTCCTGACGCTCGACGACTATCTTGACGAAACCGTTCTCGTCCCGATTTTCCTGCTCGGGTTTTACAAGCCGGAAAAGCTGAACGTATTTCTTGTTCAAAACGATTCGATGCTCGAAGAGAGTATCCGCGAGGGCGACATCGCGATCGTCGAGCGCCGTTCGTTTGCGCGTGACGGCGACATCGTCGTTGCGATCATTGACAACGAACGGGCTGTTCTCAAACGAATCTACCGGCGCGGCGCAATCGTCGAACTTCGTCCGGCGAACAAGAATTACGAATCGCTTAAACTCGACGCCGACCAGGTTGAAGTTCTCGCTGTTTTTCGCGGGCTGCTGCGCCCGCTCTCTTGA
- a CDS encoding HIT domain-containing protein yields the protein MDLLWSPWRYDYITGDVSKDNGESVGCVFCTILRSSADDKEKFILYRAEHNFVILNVYPYITGHLMVVPFEHLANLDDLSTSASNEMTDLTKRSQGILREVYRPEGFNIGINIGKAAGAGVAGHLHQHILPRWTGDSNFMTSIGQTRTIPEDLNVTFEKLVSRFQISSLQ from the coding sequence GTGGATCTTTTGTGGAGTCCGTGGCGTTACGACTACATCACCGGCGATGTCTCGAAGGACAACGGCGAATCCGTCGGATGCGTTTTCTGCACGATACTTAGAAGCTCGGCCGACGATAAAGAGAAGTTCATTCTTTATCGGGCCGAGCATAATTTTGTCATCCTGAATGTCTATCCGTACATCACGGGCCACCTGATGGTGGTCCCGTTCGAGCACTTGGCGAATCTCGACGACCTCTCAACGTCAGCATCCAACGAAATGACCGATTTGACGAAGCGAAGTCAGGGGATTCTCCGCGAGGTCTACCGTCCCGAAGGGTTCAATATCGGAATCAACATCGGAAAGGCCGCCGGCGCAGGAGTTGCCGGCCATCTCCACCAGCATATCCTGCCTCGTTGGACGGGTGATTCCAACTTTATGACCTCGATCGGTCAGACTCGAACGATTCCGGAAGATCTCAACGTGACATTCGAAAAGCTTGTGTCGAGATTCCAGATCTCTTCATTGCAATAG
- a CDS encoding integration host factor subunit alpha encodes MTKADLVERVAKEAELTKKDAEQLVEIVFDSIVDSLNEGEKIELRGFGSFRVRQRNERNGRNPKTGEAVSIPAKRVAYFKPGKELKELINKSK; translated from the coding sequence ATGACGAAGGCTGATTTGGTAGAACGAGTCGCTAAAGAGGCGGAGCTTACCAAGAAGGACGCGGAGCAGTTGGTCGAGATCGTTTTCGACAGCATTGTCGATTCGCTCAACGAGGGCGAGAAGATCGAACTTCGCGGCTTCGGCAGTTTTCGTGTCCGCCAACGTAATGAACGCAATGGCCGAAATCCGAAGACCGGCGAGGCGGTCAGCATTCCGGCCAAACGAGTCGCGTATTTCAAACCCGGAAAGGAACTCAAAGAACTGATCAACAAGAGCAAATAG
- a CDS encoding 30S ribosomal protein S1, with protein sequence MSNEAIKETEENAIERSSVSEVETNTASVENAADETFTEPQMSAEEDFGSILEKFEQDQVVVHPGEIVTGKVIGVSEHGVVVDFGYKAEGIAPLEEFTAPNGEVTVKTGDEVEVVIRHIPSGDNPPVLSFHDARRRKIWEDLELAFKDGTPVKGVVVDKTKGGLNIDLGGIEAFMPGSLVDSRPVSNLDSFKGQEIEAVVIKFSRKKNNIVLSRKALTDEVIGAQKAETLAKLEPGFVVEGVIKNLTDYGAFVDIGGIDGLLHVTDMSWGRLQNPSDMFKVGDTIQVKVLKLDKAKEKVSLGFKQLLPDPWSAVVELYSVGSRIPGRISSVTEYGAFVELEPGVEGLVHVSEMSWSKRARSPKTFLKSGDEVEVQVLGVDTDDRRISLGMRQLQPNPWDNAAALYRVGTTVTGSVRNLTDFGAFIELEEGIDGLVHISDISRSKKIKHPKEVLKKGQEVQAVVTSLDVEAQKMSLSIKELVPSVWESFVASHRTGDTVKGKISRFAGFGIFVELEEDLEGLCHISELSDERIENPEKIFSVGQELDFKILRIESDNHKIGLSHRAVGKDDEPVVDYKSYTTEAKGGMASLGELANLKFSSAKVEEPKAEEPKAKEPKAEAPKTEEPAVESAPAEVEAPAAEESEVPAAETEAPTAEEVEAPTAEAEAPAVEEVASEVSAPEAEAETGEVAVKEPVAETGDAEAAS encoded by the coding sequence ATGTCAAACGAGGCTATTAAAGAGACTGAAGAAAACGCTATTGAAAGATCTTCGGTTTCTGAGGTTGAAACAAATACGGCTTCCGTCGAAAACGCGGCGGATGAAACTTTTACTGAACCGCAAATGTCGGCCGAAGAGGATTTCGGCTCGATTCTTGAAAAGTTCGAACAGGATCAGGTCGTCGTTCATCCGGGCGAGATCGTGACCGGTAAGGTCATTGGTGTCTCGGAGCATGGCGTGGTCGTCGATTTCGGCTACAAGGCCGAAGGCATCGCGCCGCTTGAAGAGTTCACCGCACCTAACGGAGAAGTGACGGTCAAGACGGGCGACGAAGTCGAGGTCGTGATCAGGCATATTCCGTCGGGCGACAACCCGCCGGTGCTTTCTTTTCACGACGCGCGGCGCCGAAAGATCTGGGAAGATCTTGAACTTGCTTTCAAGGACGGCACACCTGTAAAAGGCGTCGTTGTCGATAAGACGAAAGGCGGACTCAATATCGACCTTGGCGGAATCGAGGCGTTTATGCCCGGATCGCTGGTCGATTCGCGTCCGGTTTCAAATCTTGACTCGTTCAAGGGACAGGAGATCGAAGCTGTTGTTATCAAGTTCAGCCGCAAGAAGAACAATATCGTTCTCTCGCGCAAGGCTCTGACCGATGAGGTGATCGGCGCTCAAAAAGCGGAGACGCTGGCGAAGCTCGAACCCGGATTCGTGGTCGAAGGGGTCATCAAGAATTTGACGGATTACGGCGCTTTCGTCGATATCGGCGGAATCGACGGCCTGCTTCACGTCACCGATATGTCTTGGGGACGCTTGCAGAATCCGTCGGATATGTTCAAGGTCGGCGACACGATTCAGGTCAAGGTTTTGAAACTCGACAAAGCGAAGGAGAAAGTTTCGCTCGGATTCAAGCAACTGTTGCCGGATCCCTGGTCCGCGGTTGTCGAGCTTTACTCCGTCGGTTCGCGTATTCCCGGCAGAATTTCGAGCGTGACCGAGTACGGCGCGTTCGTTGAACTCGAACCCGGTGTCGAAGGTCTCGTTCACGTTTCCGAGATGTCCTGGTCAAAGCGCGCACGCAGTCCGAAGACTTTCCTTAAATCGGGTGACGAGGTCGAAGTTCAGGTTCTCGGCGTCGATACGGACGACCGCCGCATCAGCCTCGGGATGCGTCAGCTTCAGCCGAATCCGTGGGACAACGCCGCGGCGCTCTATCGCGTCGGCACGACTGTCACCGGAAGCGTCCGCAACCTGACTGATTTCGGAGCCTTTATCGAACTCGAGGAGGGAATCGATGGTCTGGTCCATATTTCCGATATTTCGCGCTCGAAGAAGATCAAGCATCCGAAAGAAGTTCTGAAGAAGGGACAGGAAGTTCAGGCGGTTGTTACCAGTCTTGACGTCGAAGCGCAGAAGATGTCGCTTTCGATCAAGGAACTTGTCCCGAGCGTTTGGGAATCGTTCGTCGCGAGTCACCGGACGGGCGACACCGTCAAGGGCAAGATCTCGCGCTTCGCCGGATTCGGCATCTTTGTCGAGTTGGAAGAGGATCTGGAAGGACTTTGCCACATTTCGGAACTTTCGGACGAACGGATCGAGAATCCGGAGAAGATCTTCAGCGTTGGCCAAGAGCTCGATTTCAAGATCCTCCGAATCGAAAGCGACAATCACAAGATCGGTCTGTCGCATCGTGCGGTCGGCAAGGACGACGAGCCCGTCGTCGATTACAAGAGCTATACGACCGAAGCCAAGGGTGGAATGGCGTCGCTCGGCGAACTCGCGAATTTGAAGTTCAGTTCGGCTAAGGTGGAAGAGCCGAAGGCGGAAGAACCGAAAGCCAAGGAACCCAAGGCTGAGGCGCCGAAAACTGAAGAGCCGGCGGTTGAATCCGCGCCTGCGGAAGTTGAAGCTCCGGCCGCGGAGGAATCTGAAGTTCCGGCGGCGGAAACGGAAGCGCCGACGGCGGAAGAAGTTGAGGCACCAACCGCGGAAGCTGAAGCTCCCGCAGTTGAGGAAGTTGCTTCGGAGGTTTCCGCCCCCGAAGCCGAAGCGGAAACGGGTGAAGTCGCGGTTAAGGAACCGGTTGCGGAGACGGGCGACGCGGAAGCGGCATCTTGA
- a CDS encoding type IV pilus twitching motility protein PilT: MSSRIDDLLRMTVSFGASDLHLRAGAFPIIRVNGELRPLSGVERLGQEETLEMAFSMMSNRQKQHFKEAYEVDIGYGISGLGRFRVNIFQQRSSIGLVARVISDTIKNFNELGLPPILNKVAEEHRGLILVTGTTGSGKSTSLAALVDYINQTRNCHIVTIEDPIEFLHKDKKSFITQREVDVDTRNFAEALRGSLRQDPDVILVGEMRDLETIETALVAAETGHLVLSTLHTLDASETLTRIISAFPPYQQKSIRIQLAGLLKAVVSQRLMKSARGNSRVPAVEVLISTPLIRDYILHEDKTSSIRDAIAAGTSQYGMQTFDQSLFYLYQSGLVSLEEALHGSTNPDEFRLRLAGIQNTSTIAKEEMERSSGVNSISDMITRN, translated from the coding sequence ATGTCGAGCAGAATTGACGATTTATTGCGGATGACGGTTAGTTTTGGTGCGTCGGATCTGCACTTGCGGGCCGGCGCCTTCCCGATCATTCGCGTCAACGGCGAACTTCGGCCGTTGAGCGGAGTCGAACGGCTCGGACAAGAGGAGACCCTCGAAATGGCGTTTTCGATGATGTCGAACCGCCAAAAGCAGCATTTCAAGGAAGCATACGAAGTCGATATCGGATACGGGATTTCGGGACTCGGCCGTTTTCGCGTCAACATCTTCCAGCAGCGAAGTTCGATCGGCCTTGTCGCGCGCGTCATTTCGGACACGATCAAGAATTTCAACGAACTTGGGTTGCCGCCGATCCTGAACAAGGTCGCCGAAGAGCATCGCGGGTTGATTCTCGTGACCGGAACCACCGGGTCGGGAAAATCGACTTCGCTCGCGGCGCTCGTCGATTACATCAACCAGACGCGCAACTGCCACATCGTCACGATCGAAGATCCGATCGAATTCCTTCACAAGGACAAGAAATCGTTCATAACGCAGCGCGAGGTCGATGTGGACACACGCAATTTCGCGGAAGCGCTGCGCGGTTCGCTGCGCCAGGACCCCGACGTCATTCTGGTCGGCGAAATGCGCGATCTCGAAACGATCGAAACGGCGTTGGTTGCGGCCGAAACCGGCCATTTGGTGCTTTCGACTTTGCATACGCTTGACGCCTCGGAAACGTTGACGCGGATCATCTCGGCGTTTCCGCCGTACCAGCAGAAGTCGATCCGGATCCAGCTTGCCGGACTGCTGAAGGCCGTTGTCTCGCAGCGTTTGATGAAGTCCGCACGCGGGAATTCCCGCGTCCCCGCGGTCGAGGTCCTGATCTCCACGCCGCTCATTCGCGATTATATTTTGCACGAGGACAAGACCTCGTCGATCCGCGACGCCATAGCCGCGGGCACGTCGCAGTACGGAATGCAGACGTTTGACCAGTCTCTCTTCTATCTTTATCAATCCGGTCTGGTTTCGCTTGAGGAGGCGCTCCACGGCTCGACGAATCCTGATGAGTTCCGCCTGCGCCTGGCCGGGATCCAGAATACTTCGACGATCGCGAAAGAGGAAATGGAGCGTTCGAGCGGCGTCAATTCGATCAGCGATATGATCACGCGAAATTAG